One genomic window of Haloferax mediterranei ATCC 33500 includes the following:
- a CDS encoding ABC transporter permease: MFGLGDLNLTYLVSITLVSLYVSTVAVVLSAAIGLPISLAVGFRDFYGKSVVTSIISTGMGFPSVVVGLVVLLGLSRSGPLGTFDLLFTPEAMIISQTILALPVLVSVSLSAVQSVPQDLRDAAFAAGGTSTDVAFLVVREARYGIVTALLAAYGRAISEVGSVLIVGGNIVFSDSTSFTRTLTTAITVEARKGNIETGIALGTILLTLVLTVNALGARFRDRTPRGGNR, encoded by the coding sequence GTGTTCGGCCTTGGCGACCTGAATCTCACCTACCTCGTCAGCATTACTCTCGTCTCACTGTACGTGAGTACCGTGGCTGTCGTCCTCAGCGCCGCCATCGGCCTTCCGATATCCCTCGCCGTCGGCTTCCGCGACTTTTACGGAAAGTCCGTCGTAACCTCCATCATCTCGACGGGGATGGGATTTCCGAGCGTCGTCGTGGGTCTCGTCGTCCTCCTCGGACTCTCACGGTCGGGACCGCTCGGCACGTTCGACCTCCTGTTTACGCCCGAGGCCATGATTATCTCGCAGACGATTCTCGCACTCCCCGTCCTCGTGAGCGTCTCGCTTTCCGCGGTCCAATCGGTCCCACAGGACCTCAGAGACGCCGCGTTCGCCGCGGGCGGAACCTCGACTGACGTTGCCTTCCTCGTCGTCCGTGAGGCTCGCTACGGTATCGTCACGGCACTCTTAGCCGCGTACGGCCGCGCCATAAGCGAAGTCGGGTCCGTGCTCATCGTCGGCGGTAACATCGTCTTCTCCGACAGCACGTCGTTCACGCGGACGCTCACGACCGCCATCACGGTCGAAGCGCGGAAGGGGAACATCGAGACGGGTATCGCCCTCGGAACGATTCTGTTGACGCTCGTCCTGACAGTGAACGCACTCGGCGCGCGCTTCCGTGACCGAACGCCGAGGGGAGGCAACCGATGA
- a CDS encoding ABC transporter ATP-binding protein, producing MTSERRSPDTHESAATGEKRAGTRLAARNLSHGFENGAILEDISIAVEPGEILAVVGPSGTGKTTLFRLLAMFERPTDGTVEVDGDDVWELPEERRLAVRRRVGMAFQSRSLFSSTVVENVSYGLRVRRAWSARLRDAVESAFGSDEPSETVVTALQTVGMADKIHRDAASLSAGEAQRVAIARALAPDPDVLLLDEPTSNLDPRNTAAIESAMRAARDRGIAVALATHDMQQAQRVSDRTAVLLDGTCIESGPTAQVFESPADDRVRRFVEGKLVY from the coding sequence ATGACGAGCGAGAGGCGGTCACCGGATACGCACGAGTCGGCAGCAACAGGCGAAAAGCGGGCAGGTACCCGACTGGCCGCCCGCAACCTCAGTCACGGCTTCGAAAACGGTGCTATCCTCGAAGACATCTCCATCGCCGTCGAACCCGGCGAGATTCTCGCCGTCGTCGGCCCCTCCGGAACCGGAAAGACGACGCTCTTTCGACTGCTCGCGATGTTCGAGCGACCGACAGATGGGACGGTCGAAGTCGACGGCGACGACGTGTGGGAACTCCCCGAAGAGCGTCGGCTAGCCGTTAGACGCCGGGTTGGAATGGCGTTTCAGAGTCGGAGTCTCTTCTCTTCGACTGTCGTCGAGAACGTCTCGTACGGACTGCGCGTGCGGCGGGCGTGGTCGGCTCGGCTCCGCGATGCGGTCGAGAGCGCCTTCGGCTCCGACGAACCGTCAGAGACCGTCGTGACGGCGTTGCAGACTGTCGGCATGGCGGATAAGATACACCGCGACGCTGCGTCGCTCTCAGCCGGTGAGGCCCAACGGGTTGCCATCGCGCGGGCGCTCGCGCCGGACCCCGACGTGTTACTCCTCGACGAGCCGACGTCGAATCTCGACCCGCGAAACACCGCCGCCATCGAGTCGGCGATGCGAGCAGCGCGCGACCGCGGCATCGCCGTCGCGTTGGCGACCCACGATATGCAACAAGCACAACGAGTGTCTGACCGGACGGCCGTCCTCCTTGATGGGACGTGTATCGAATCGGGGCCGACTGCGCAGGTATTCGAATCGCCAGCCGACGACCGGGTTCGAAGATTTGTCGAAGGTAAACTCGTTTACTGA